The genomic interval CGTGTGCGTGGTCCCGGCCTCCGGATGATTCAGAAGACGTACGGCGGCCGCCGCGACGTCGGCCGGATCGATCACGGCGGTGGCGGCGCTGTCGGGTCCGCGGACGGTGTCGCCGGCGCGCAACTGCCCGGCCCAACCGAGGGCATTGGATGCGAAGGTGTCGGCCCGGAGGATCGTCCACTCCAGCCCGGACTGCTGGACGGCGGCCTCGAGGTCGGTGTGCAGCCGGGTGATCGGGTCGGTGTCGGCGCCGAACCGCACCGCCGACGAGGACAGGTAGACGACGCGTCGCGCGTGCTGCGCGACCTTGCCCAGGGTCTCCGCGGCACCGTCGGCGGTGAGGAACGGCCAGACCAGGAACACGCTGTCGACATCGTGGAGTGCCTCGGTGAGCGTGTCGGGGCGGGCCAGGTCCGCGCCTGATCGGCGACTGAGCGTTCTGGCCTCGGGCAGCAGCGTGGTCAGCTCACGGCCGACGTTCCCGGTCGCACCCGTCACGAGGATCATGTTGTCGGCAACCCGATCTGTGCGTGTCGGTATTCCCGTCTACAGTGCTGTAGATGATCAACGGAGCGCATGTGATCGTCTACAGCACGGACGCCGAGGCGGACCGTGCGTTCTTCCGGGACGTGCTGGAGTATCCGTCGGTGGATGCCGGGCACGGCTGGCTGATCTTCAAGTTGCCGCCGGCCGAGGTGGCGGTGCATCCGGCGGAGGCCGGGTCGCACGAGCTGCTGCTGATGTGTGACGACCTCGACGCGACGATCGCCGATCTGACCTCGCGCGGGGTGGAGTTCGTGCAGCCTGTGCAACGGGAGCGGTGGGGTGTGCTGACGTCGTTCCGGTTGCCGGGTGGCGGCGAGGTCGGGTTGTACGAGCCGCTGCACGAGCGGGCGCATGATCTCTGAGTTCCGTATCCAGGTGCCGCAGGACGAGCTGGACGAGCTGCACGCCGGGCTGCGCCGGGTTCGTTGGCCTCGGCAACTACCCGGGGGCGGGTGGTCGCGTGGCGTGCCGGTCGACTATGTGCGTCGGGTCGCGGAGCGCTGGGCGGCGTACGACTGGCGGTTGTGGGAAGCGCGCCTCAACGAGTATCCGCAGTACACGACCGAGATCGACGGGCAGACGATCCACTTCCTGCACGTGCGATCGCCGGAGGCCGATGCCTTGCCGTTGGTGCTGACGCACGGCTGGCCGGGGTCGGTGGCGGAGTTCCTCGAGGTGCTTGGGCCGCTCACCGATCCGGCGGCGTACGGCGGGGATCCGCGGGACGCCTTTCACGTCGTCGCACCGTCCGTGCCGGGTCATGGGTTCTCGCTGCCCTTGCAGGACGGCTGGAACCACGGCCGGATCGCGCGTGCCTGGGCGGAGTTGATGCACCGGCTCGGCTACGAGCGGTACGGCGCGCAAGGCGGCGATACCGGATCGGTCGTGTCACCCCTCGTGGGGCAGATCGATCCGGCGCACGTGGTCGGCGTACATATCAACGGCGGGCTGGCGTTCCCGCAATTGGAGCCGGGTGATGTGGTGACCGACGTCGAGCGCGAGCGGGTGGCCGCGGCCGAGCGCCTTCGTGCGGTCGGGACCGGGTACGCCGACCTGCAGGGGACGCGGCCGCAGACGGTGTCGTTCGGATTGAGTGATTCACCGGTCGGGCAGCTGGCGTGGATCCTGGAGAAGTTCTGGGAGTGGACGGATCCGGAGCGCGCGCTGCCGGAGGACGCGGTCGATCTGGATCATCTGCTCACCGATGTCTCGATCTACTGGTTCACCAACAGCAGCGCGACTTCCGCCAACCTGTACTACGAGAATCGCCGGGCCGCCGACGACATCCGGCCGAGCGTGCCGACGGGTGTCGCGGTGTTCCCGACGGATCCCGCGATCCGCCGGGTGCTAGCGCGCCGGCACCACATCGTCCATTGGTCGGAGTTCAGCCGCGGCGGGCACTTCGCGGCCCTGGAGGCTCCCGACCTGCTCGTCGATGACATCCGGGCGTTCTTCCGGCTGGTTCGGTAACCGGGCAGGCGCGACGAACGTGAGCAGCGTGCCGTCGCGCTCCACGGTCGCGTCCGGCCAGCGGCGGCGGACCATCCGGATCGAACGCTCGTTGGCCGCGCTCACGACGAACAGGAACCGCTTCGCGCCGGCCGCGATCGCGTCCGCGGCGGCGATCGCCAGCATCCGGATCCCGAGGCCGCGATGCTGGTCGGCCTCACCGATCACGGCGGCCAGCTCCGCGGTCGCCTCGCCCGGCGCCCAGGCCCACATCGCGTGGCCGACGATCGCTTCGTCCCGGGTCGCGACGAACGATGCGCCGGTCGGGCACAGCAGGCGTAGCAGCAGCGCCGCACGGGGCGGGCTCCCGATCGCGGTCTGGAAGCGGAAGTAGCGGCTGAGGTCGGTCAGCCCCGTCAGCATCCGGGCCAGCTCGTCCGCGTCGGGTTCGCCGGCGCGACGGACGAGTGGCGGTCTCGCCTGAGTCTGGTTCACGGATTCAGCGTTCCCTGCTTGGCTGAGTCTGTCAAGCGGACTTATCATGAGCCCATGAGTACGGTCGTGACTGAGCAGCTGCCTGAGGCGATGAACTGGTCCACGGAGAACTGCACGATCTCCCGGGTGATGGAGATCC from Kribbella sp. NBC_00709 carries:
- a CDS encoding epoxide hydrolase family protein, yielding MISEFRIQVPQDELDELHAGLRRVRWPRQLPGGGWSRGVPVDYVRRVAERWAAYDWRLWEARLNEYPQYTTEIDGQTIHFLHVRSPEADALPLVLTHGWPGSVAEFLEVLGPLTDPAAYGGDPRDAFHVVAPSVPGHGFSLPLQDGWNHGRIARAWAELMHRLGYERYGAQGGDTGSVVSPLVGQIDPAHVVGVHINGGLAFPQLEPGDVVTDVERERVAAAERLRAVGTGYADLQGTRPQTVSFGLSDSPVGQLAWILEKFWEWTDPERALPEDAVDLDHLLTDVSIYWFTNSSATSANLYYENRRAADDIRPSVPTGVAVFPTDPAIRRVLARRHHIVHWSEFSRGGHFAALEAPDLLVDDIRAFFRLVR
- a CDS encoding NAD(P)H-binding protein, with the protein product MILVTGATGNVGRELTTLLPEARTLSRRSGADLARPDTLTEALHDVDSVFLVWPFLTADGAAETLGKVAQHARRVVYLSSSAVRFGADTDPITRLHTDLEAAVQQSGLEWTILRADTFASNALGWAGQLRAGDTVRGPDSAATAVIDPADVAAAAVRLLNHPEAGTTHTVTGPDVLSRADQVAILGAALGRQLSFEPTPFAEARAQLTADGRPDALVEALIGSAERRPRSDLITTAVQDLTGRPARSFRAWADRNVAAFG
- a CDS encoding VOC family protein — protein: MINGAHVIVYSTDAEADRAFFRDVLEYPSVDAGHGWLIFKLPPAEVAVHPAEAGSHELLLMCDDLDATIADLTSRGVEFVQPVQRERWGVLTSFRLPGGGEVGLYEPLHERAHDL